GTAATTTCAAAGTCAAATAAGGTTATAGTTTATTCCATTTATAATCATCATAATAACACAACAAACATTAAGCTATCATATAATATTATGCAAGTCATTCTCGAATTATcaaatcatttatatatatatatacaccatcAAATTATCATCACAGTTtcctaagcttaaatgcttaatAGTTATATGTAAAGAAAACAAATCACATTTGCACAAATTGATGGCGTCAATCGTCTCTGTCTTTCCTTTTGTCTTTTGAGTTCTTAACTACGTACGATATCAAATATAAATAATGTTACCCACATGTATTCAAATATAGAAAACATTTTTGTGGGGTTTGCCTTCTATTTTTGgattaattagaaaaaaaaattgatgtcACGACGACGAGGAGCACAACGTTGTGAAGACTCGAAGAACGACGTCCCGATAAGATGATATACCACGTCACGATTAGAGTTGCCCATGAGCCGAATCAGGTCGGATCAAGTGAAAAAATTAGGCATGTTTTCTAGGCCTAAGctgaaaatgggcctaaaattttgcccaagcccggcctagcattaaaatttttatattattatttttatataaaagtaaatttaaaaatgtaatacatcaaatatgctaaaaatattaaaataaatgtttcccacaAAATGGGAAAAAAGTTGAAAAAATAGATACTAGATAAATGCAACTTAGTAAGCAAAtatctctaaaatagtagcaaaattaataataaaacaagagttatacaatatccaaacaataacaacaaaatagtaacaatataatagcgaaatgataataaaaaataagaaagagTAAAAAATAACAgcagtaattttatttttatttttattttgcaaaTTCGACCCAATCCAAAAAAAGATTACCTGAGGCTCAACCCGTTTGGAAAACGagccttattttttgtccaagctTATCTTTCGAGTCTATATTTTTTCCCAACTCCTCACTTTTCGGACAGGCCTTCAGGCCAGGTTGAGTGGCCCGACCCATGGACAAGTCTGGTCATGATGTGGCGACGTGTATTCAACTTAAACTGGATGGATTTCTTCTCCTAGTTAAATTCTGTAATCTTTTCCCAATTAAATTTTGATTAGTTTAAGAATATTTTAGTCATGATAGGACTTAAACATTAACCTATTTAAAGGGTATTTATAACATTGTTTAAAGAGTTAACAGAATATCTGTTACGTGAGATTTGATGAAGACctttgttttcgagttttggattTTGCTTTTTGAGATTATTTTTTTCATCTTATACTCTTCGTTGATTTGTCAGAATAGTGAATTTTCTTTATTCGTGATTTTTCCTCTTTGAGGGTTTTTcacataaaatatttgtatttattgTTCTCTATTTTTCTTACTCATTATTTATACTAGTCAATTCCCAACCCATTTTGAGACGATTATCTCAACCTTGACCTCTTAAGATTCTATTATCTCAAGTTTCTCTCCTTTTCGAACTTAATTCCAACTTTAGAAGTAGAAGTTGCCGGCTATCAAAAAAACATGTACATTACTCAAAATTTTAACCATTCTCTctctaatttcataaaatagtaTCCAGCTAAAATAAAATGGAAAGCCCTCTAACCTTGAATTTGAGCTGACGGCAATGGAAGAAATCTTGGGgaaatttcctttcttttttctctctttttatgCCGTTTGGGAAAGAGATGAAATGGGCCcttctttcatcttttctattattattaagtttaattataagtaaataaatagaTCTAATGGCTATAATCATACTTGAGTGAAGTTAGTGGAAATCaattgtataaattatggttatcCACTAACACAAACCTAATGATGGTTAATTTACATTAAAGTCCTTGGTTTAATAACTTTTAGGGGCTTAGATTAATGATGCATCTAATCTTTCTAATGTTTGTTAttccttcaatttaatccttatgttTCAATTACCAAATTCTCTAACTTCTCTTAACCTCTCAACCAAGCCCAAAGCCAACTTAGCTCCTAAGCtcaaattttaacttttctttatttttcataatatttgaataattttaataaaatttatatatttttctaaaaaatcatgacttctaaaatttttctgtactttttttataatttttaataattctttctatatttttctaaaaataataatgtttttctatatttttctaaaactttttattacatttaaaaattttctttaatttctttatagttttatttataaatttataataattttttatgaattttatcatttattataaaaatttaaaaattagaaatttaataaatttttacttaaataatcaattaagttatggtaaaataaaaaaatcaaataaaaggaAAATGAATTTAAGGAATTTTAATTGAATGCAATTACAATTCAAAAGATCAATTAACTGCACTTTCTCGCAACCagcttaattgaatttttaattaCCTCTTTAAATGGTTAGCAAGGATATTAGCGTTGAGAACAAAAATAGAAATGACGAGGAAGAAACTGCTATTGCAGAAGAACATATTTAAACAAAAGTTCATTAAATATTCTGAAAGCAAAACACAAACAAGTTCATAAATTTGCAACCGCATAATATGGGCTTTAAACATTCTAATTTAAAGGGATAACCCTTTTCGTTTTATTACTCAAAACCATCTGATTTGAAGGAATAATGGAAAGGGCAGATATTCACTCCCATGAGAAGGAGAGTGTATGGTGAGCACCAGTTGCAGAGGAACCAAGATGTTCATTTTGGAACATTTCATGCCCTTGGAGGTGGCTGTTGTTACCTCCAACATCGGCATCCAAAATGGCGGTCCCGACTGGCTCACCTCCCATTCCTCCTACATCATTAAATTGCAAGTTTGGGATGAAGAAGGAAGAAGAGGCAGGCTGCACCAAGGGGCTCAAACCTATCTCCCGAGTCTCAGCCGGTTGCGATGACAGAAGAGAGAGAGCACGATTAGAGTCAATAGATTGATTCAACTCATAGAAGAACGTTTTCCGGCTGTTGTCACCACTGCTTGACGCCTCGAGAAACGGTTGACAAAGGGAACCACTTCCAGGGTGTGATGAAGCGGTGGTTTGTAAGAATGAGAAATGCTTTTCTCCTTTGTGGTGGTTATCAGATGAGAATCCAGGGAACAAGCTATTTCCGCCGCTGAAGTTTATCAACTTCATATCACTTTCCACTTTCACACCTCCCATCCAAGAATGCATTTGAGAGCTACCGATTGGGAAATATCGAGTACCTGCACCACACTCTTCTTCCACATCAAAACACTTGGCCAAAATGAAGGTGAAAAAAGCTTCCATTCTAATATCAACATTACAAAACCAAACCTTGGTGATTGTATGGCAACCTTCCTGAATTTACAGACATGAAATCGGGTTGAGGCTTTCGCCGTCGTCTGTTATGTCCATCAAGACGTTTCCTGCAGCTTCGTTTCACTTCATCGAACTCCACCAACGAATGAAACCTAATCAAATGCATTCACCCGTAACTCAGCTCTTATCTTTAGTAGCAAATCACACTAGAATAGTAAGCtgatatgatgatgaattgaaatgaattTTGCAAATACGTAAAGTACAAAGAAACAATGGTATCATGTAGCGTTAAGAGGATGTCTTTCAGACTAATATCAAGTACACGCCGAACATGCTtcagattttttatttatttaaaaatgctTTACAATATTTAGGTGCTctacaacaaaacataatagaatTCAGACAACAAATAAAGCTCATGCTTAACAAAACATGCTAGGCAGCTACTATTTGATAAACAAAACCGTGAGTCAGAAATTTCACCGTAGAACTGCAATTTGGGGGCAAGAGAAAGCAAACAATCAAATCCCAATCAAAAGTGCTGCAGTGCAAAATAATTTgagtaaaaataaacaaaaactatGACGGTAACAGTAAGTTGATACAAGAGGTTCCAAATAAATTTACCTGCTACACTGCTGGCAAAAGCGCTGTTCTTGACCCCTAATAGTAACTTTGGGGGTCTTAGAGTGGACTTCGCATACTTTATGGCGTCGATGGTAGTCCCTGCATTTGCTGAGGTCCGCAGTGCAACCATCAACCAAGCATGAAGGTACTTGGTTTCCGGTGGCAGGCGCCCGAGCTCTTTTAAACGAAGCAGATGACGATGATTCCATCCCTTAACTCCAAAATGCCAACCCCAAACCTGCTTAACCTAAACACCTACTGGATTTCAACAGCCTAATATTGCTGCAACACTCGGCTAGGCTAGCGCTAGCTTTCAACTCCTTTTCTATTTTTCTGCGTTTCAATTCTTCATTCCTATCAGTTAATCAAATCTTTGACCCTACTGACATAAAAAATACCTGATCCAATTACCAAAGGGTTCTTCATAATATAGCAGAAAACTAGAAGCAGACCAACAATTTCTGACTACAAACGCTGGCTTGCATAAGAATTACGGTATAAAAATTACATTTCAGGATTAATGTGTAAACAGATACTGGGGCAAACCTTTTACCTTTGAAGAAGAATTAGAGGAAGGGGATTGGGTTGGATTGGATGGAGGTCTCATAATATGAAGCATAGTACAAGTTATTCATCAATGATGGCCAAATCCAAGGTGTAGACAATTAAGGAGTTACCTTTTTCataacttaaaaatataaataaataaataaaaacacttagtaaaaaaatataaacacaaaacacaaatataaactataaatgaACTATGAGAAATACAATTGGAATTTTGTAATATACAAAGAGATTAAAACAGTCAGAgtgtttaattaatatttaataaattgttaaaaataaaCAAGTAAGATAAAAGATGTTTTTTTAAGATAAATGATAATTTCTAACTCTTgtaaatttttgtaaaaataaaactttACCACCACCAAAATGTTAAATAAAAATCTtgagataaattttaaaaacaccAAAACGTTTAATTTGACTTGAATTTTCCATAGGTTTGAAATTCGAgaacataattttaaaattctaactATTAATTGTGTTTGTGATAAAGAGAAAGAGAGAGGGTAACTTGTAGCATAAAGACAGTACGGATATTTAATCAAGACTTTTTcatttaataaagaaaaaaagggatCGGATTGCCCAGTTTTAAACTGTATAGTtagaatttattaatttataaaagaaaaaaaaaaggaacttgTAAAAGTGAGCAAAGCAACCATTTCCAATGGAAGAAAGAGTGCGCAAGTAGTAGTATGGAGGAGTAGCAACaaatgaaaaaggaaaacaaaaaaggcTAAACTCTAAAAGGGAAAGGGTGGGGGAGGCTGCCTTAATGGTCATTGCGCTCCAATAATAAAGTCCCAACTTTTATTGTAGCTATAAACTTGTCAACATCATTGGAGTCAACGCTCTTATTCCTACCACAAATTGCATGGAAGATATTTTTGGAAACAAAGAAAGGCCTTTCACCCcaagtttttcaaataaaattcaattgttgaacttttaaaaaagaaaattagtaGTAGACATGTATTATGTTTGAAGTGGAAGGACGACAAGCACATTGACTGAAAAAGAAAAGACCCCATATGGGTCCTTTCATTAGCAACCAGTAGCAGCTAAACAACTCCATAGTTTATAACCATAATAATAATTCGTATACTGACTGATACATCCAATTTGTATTGTTAGCATtaactttaaaaaaaagaaagattaaTGATGAAAAAGGGGTAAGTGAGAAGAATAAAAGGGTACCTGAGAGGAAGAATCTGATGTGGGTAAGGGGGCGCAGTGGCAGTTCTCAGATAAACCGTGAAAAGGAGAGGGAAAGTTGAAGTGAGGAATTTAGCAGGAAATGGAAAAACTTGGAAACTGTGGACTCCAAAAGTACTAAGAGAGAAGTGAAGTtacaagaaaagaagaagaagacgtAGGCACGGATATGCTGACAACAGTTCCATCCCATCAAAAAAGAGAAGTGAATGAAAGACAGAGCAGAGAGGAAGAGGAAGAAAGCGAGAGGTGGTATATGAGGGAATTTATTGCTAGTAAAGAAGCGGGTAAGAAATGGATAATGTGTAATGGAGAGAGAGATGTAGGAAtgaaattagtaaaaaaaaaaaaaagagagatgaCGATGAAAAGAAAGCGGGGTTCAACGTTGAGCTTTCCAATTCTCTTTCCTTCCTTTTTAGGCTTTAATGCCTCGAAACCAGtttggattttaaaatataaaataaatcctCTATTTAAATAAAAAAGGAGTGGCCAGGAAGGGTATAGCGTACTTGCTTTCAACTTTTAAATACAGAAATCCAAAGAACAGTAGAAAGGGGAAGTTGGGAACCAAGGTTGTTAGTAGTTAGTAATCGGTACTAGTTAGCTATTGGTTTTAAGGTGTGTTttgatcttttatttttattttatcaacattttttatattttagtttatttttctgtttttaaattaaaaatttagcaattaactatcaaatttataaaattttgataaaaatattaaatatgtttTTAGAAGATAATAATACATTCAAAAAATATTTACTTCTTTGTAAAAAAATGATGTAAAAGTTCGAATCCAGTTAAGAATAACACTAACTCaacctaaattttaaatattgatataaatataaatatacctTAATTACATacatacaaaaatatttatgtacAACCATATCTTTTGAAATTACTAATTAGGTTAAATATAGGAAtaattctcaaaattatacatgaactatGGTTTAGtatgtaattttatacatgaaattttgatttgatccaattcttgtaaattattaacacaattattgatacaacatcattttatatttatatattgcatgcataaataattatatttatccaatataaaataaattgatgtatttatttctttaaatgtgtatgattaaatcaaaattaaagtttcaagtatacatttgaaccacaattaaaatttcacgtgtataattatacattaaattaaaattttgtataattttaagatttatctcattaaatatttgaaatctttaatttttaatggttttgAATATGTAAATGCATGTAATACTTCGACTTGTATATTCTAATTATTATCTATATAGATTTTATAGTGGCTTTTGATATCATTTCACCaacatttaatatttcaatttattttatttttgtgaatAACAAATTTCAATATCTGAATCTAGTGGTAAACTTTGAGACTAAGTTTTCAGGGGGCTTTAGGGCCCTTTGGATGGGCGGTGTGTTTACCTgctattaatataaaaataatggtaGCGATGAAATTAAATACTGTAGTGTAAGATAAAAGAAAACTAGACGCACCGTACTGAAGATAAATGCCCATTCAAAGGGACCtttagtaaaattttcaaaaaatttaagaGTTGAatgagaattttttttaaaaaaatttgaatgcttaattaaaatttttaaatttttgtgaaattaataagaattttttaatattttaagtgagtataattaaaattttcaaaaaaaaaaattcactacaggaaaatagggttttagcggcgtttttagtggcgtttagaCAAAAAACGCCACAAAGATTATGCATTAGCTGCGTTTGCAACAAAATGCCGCAAAAAATTGAGCAATAACGGCGTTTTTGTTCCAAACGCAACTAAAGactgagcaatagcggcgtttctGGTCCAAACACCACTAAAAACTGAGCTATATCGGCCTTTTTGGTCCAAACGCTGCTTAAAACTTAGAAATGGCGACGTTTTTATCCAAACGCCATTAAAAACTAGGCAATAGCGGTGTTTTTGTTacaaacgccgcaaaaatttGATCTATAGCAGTGTTTTTTGTCCAAACGCTGCAAAAAGTTGAGTAGCCATTTTCGAGTACGATAACCGACACTCATTTCGATTTGATcctatttaattttcatattattttcttatttttgttttgaatttgattttattttcatatttgaaactgactttataaaaaatataaactacaCCATTTACTTAGCTATGAGAAAGTTTCATTTTAGTTACattattatgaaaagttacaaattgataactaaactatttagaagttttcatttaagttaccaAACTGTTAAAATCGACATTGTATGgctttctctaaacccttaaaccttaaacattaaactctaaaccctaaattttaaaaacataaaccctaaacaCTGATACATAAACCCCAAACACTAAACCCCCTAAAAAATTcatatggatgttgatgtgtatatacatagatgttaatgtaaaagcttatgtttataataaattgtggaagcaatacttaatattgattaaatttatttttgggtttagggtttaatatgtaaggtttaaggtttatggtttaggtttttatggtttaaggtttaatggTCATCATGttaagtttagggtttagggtttgttATTTTAgcttggggtttagtttttaaaattttattgtttggggTTTAAAGTTTAGGGTTTAAAGTATTAGTGTTTAGAGTATTATGGTTTTAGGTAAggaattttgataaaaatgagaaaaaatcaGATTATTTTAGGCTTTAAATAAGAAATAAGAATCTTGAGGTTTATGATTACGGATTTAGGGTGCGTGgaattagggtttaaggtttaaattttagtttaaagTTTAGGGTATTAGGTTTAAGGTTTAGtctatatggtttagggtttatgatatttgggtttagggtttagtctGTTGAGTTTAGGGTCTATAAAAATTTGTGTCTAAATCAAAGGCATTAGCGGCATTTTTGACTAAAACGCCATAAAAAACATTTAACTTTAAATAAAACGGCACCATTTTAGTTTTGCATTAGCGGCGCATtgtaaaaaatgccgctaaaaatatgggaaattgaataaaaatgccATCGTTAGCGGCGCTTAGTAAAAAATGCAGTAaaaaatatgagaaattaa
This window of the Gossypium arboreum isolate Shixiya-1 chromosome 12, ASM2569848v2, whole genome shotgun sequence genome carries:
- the LOC108479128 gene encoding squamosa promoter-binding-like protein 16, whose protein sequence is MESSSSASFKRARAPATGNQVPSCLVDGCTADLSKCRDYHRRHKVCEVHSKTPKVTIRGQEQRFCQQCSRFHSLVEFDEVKRSCRKRLDGHNRRRRKPQPDFMSVNSGRLPYNHQGTRYFPIGSSQMHSWMGGVKVESDMKLINFSGGNSLFPGFSSDNHHKGEKHFSFLQTTASSHPGSGSLCQPFLEASSSGDNSRKTFFYELNQSIDSNRALSLLSSQPAETREIGLSPLVQPASSSFFIPNLQFNDVGGMGGEPVGTAILDADVGGNNSHLQGHEMFQNEHLGSSATGAHHTLSFSWE